The Fusarium oxysporum Fo47 chromosome II, complete sequence genome includes a region encoding these proteins:
- a CDS encoding SPX domain-containing protein: MKFGHDFKETLRAQDFPAHWVDHAIPYSQLKKCLKKVARELHELGLDPETLRELLNPDETSPVALKYKLNGGADSHLRPKLTVQVHLQDGVPVDASLAPNTRDFLNKIAINLPQNQPAQVEPVTKSPIPDSVKDAAKAETVVETTSAPSAETVDALADEANDKLAIALADEKTVKITETPASDSEQTESIAEPTSNGSTPASPTSPATGTTEGTYEIIEVPLTFDAEFFEMLQSDVNNLDALQMEEEKTMTSEIVALGKEVEQVVKPKRFSKTDLARWRQIFELYLDAEIFFATHEQDHGERSSQVALRQLQWFQDQVAKQNLVKDFKLPESKAAFTRFINLNASLLKNMQFQELNKTAVAKILKKFDKRTALGVARKFPTVVHSDKLLAGTIARDVCAQMSQELVSKVPQLNDYLCPVCFSVAYLPVRLDCQHVFCIRCVIKIQRRKEKHCPLCRADVVLKASAMNLDYELQKYMKKYFAKEVKEKARANEIERGIEDYGPGYVHQECCIM, from the exons ATGAAATTCGGTCACGATTTCAAAGAGACTCTACGAGCTCAAG ACTTCCCTGCTCACTGGGTAGATCATGCTATTCCCTATAGCCAGCTCAAGAAATGTCTCAAGAAAGTTGCGCGGGAGCTACATGAGCTTGGACTCGATCCTGAGACGTTGCGcgagctcctcaaccccgaTGAAACGTCTCCTGTGGCCTTGAAGTATAAACTCAACG GCGGTGCCGACTCTCACCTCCGCCCAAAACTCACCGTACAGGtccatcttcaagatggtgTCCCCGTCGATGCCTCGCTTGCGCCCAACACGCGCGActttctcaacaagatcgcAATCAACCTCCCCCAGAACCAACCGGCGCAAGTCGAGCCCGTCACTAAATCGCCAATCCCGGACTCTGTGAAGGATGCCGCAAAAGCCGAAACCGTTGTCGAGACCACATCTGCACCCTCCGCCGAAACGGTCGATGCGCTCGCTGACGAAGCCAACGACAAGCTCGCCATTGCTCTCGCCGACGAAAAGACTGTCAAAATTACCGAAACGCCAGCAAGCGACTCCGAACAAACAGAATCCATCGCTGAGCCTACAAGCAATGGCTCGACCCCAGCCTCGCCGACCTCACCTGCTACTGGTACGACCGAAGGAACGTATGAAATCATCGAGGTTCCCCTGACTTTCGATGCCGAATTCTTCGAGATGCTTCAGAGCGATGTCAACAACCTTGATGCTCTGCAaatggaggaagagaaaacCATGACCTCGGAAATCGTAGCGCTTGGAAAAGAAGTTGAACAGGTCGTAAAGCCGAAGCGATTTTCAAAGACAGATCTTGCACGATGGCGACAAATCTTCGAGCTGTATTTGGATGCTGAGATCTTCTTCGCTACCCACGAACAAGACCATGGAGAACGCTCAAGTCAAGTCGCCCTGAGGCAGCTGCAATGGTTCCAGGACCAGGTCGCTAAGCAGAATCTCGTCAAGGATTTCAAGCTTCCCGAGAGCAAGGCAGCTTTCACCCGCTTCATCAACTTGAATGCGTCCCTTCTAAAGAACATGCAGTTCCAGGAGCTTAACAAGACTGCCGTTGCCAAAATTCTCAAGA AATTTGACAAACGAACAGCACTGGGAGTTGCTAGAAAGTTCCCTACCGTTGTTCACTCAGACAAGCTCTTAGCAGGCACCATTGCACGAGATGTCTGCGCACAAATGTCGCAAGAGCTCGTATCCAAGGTCCCCCAGCTGAACGACTATCTTTGCCCAGTCTGTTTCTCAGTAGCTTACTTGCCTGTCCGTCTCGACTGCCAACACGTATTCTGTATCCGTTGTGTCATCAAGATTCAGCGACGAAAGGAGAAGCATTGCCCATTGTGCAGAGCAGATGTGGTCCTCAAGGCTTCTGCGATGAATCTTGACTACGAGCTACAAAAGTACATGAAGAAATATTTTGCAAAGGAGGTCAAAGAGAAAGCGCGCGCGAACGAGATTGAGCGTGGTATCGAGGACTACGGGCCTGGTTATGTCCACCAGGAATGCTGCATAATGTGA
- a CDS encoding pyridoxal phosphate-dependent transferase: protein MPEIGLGESIPPDTAHAVSVSLPTWKANVGYEEGEDWVVNRMTTGYPRFFVHKGIQAFAKDIVDRYGSPGQQAMLFPTPRVANRCLDFILQRISPELASQVRNIDFTLDKSKELSPVLRKLTSTISAVVYPSEVFPIAKQYWQHTGEGTSSRRAEFCHGLFKDDLLIPAARSRTPPEASQGRPFRGPRRYTRPGSIDGVSSPAPSTPKQPSPETPVESLESSRFLEERFGRNLDLSMVERAKSAIRRRIAGAMAHDVDLNNGPLPAMTSNTRGMPNLEESDVYLYPAGMNAIFNAHRALLHAREPAQSINFGFPYVDTLKILQKFGPGCLFYGHASAEDLDDLEARLKNGERFLGLFCEFPGNPLLTCPDLTRIRKLADEYDFAVVVDETIGTFANINVLPVADVVVSSLTKIFSGDSNVMGGGLVLNPESKYYRTLKTTMNEIYEDNYWPEDVIFMERNSRDFESRVVRINANSDAICEVLRTHPLVKSIYYPKYNDSKSHYEKVRLPDGGYGGLLSVVFQQKEHAQAFFDALPLAKGPSLGTNFTLASPYVLLAHYQELEWAEQFGVDPYLVRVSVGLEETTELQDTFTNALKAAEAVSITS from the exons AGGATTGGGTTGTGAACCGTATGACGACGGGTTACCCTCG ATTCTTTGTCCATAAAGGTATTCAGGCTTTCGCCAAAGACATTGTTGATCGCTATGGCAGTCCTGGTCAACAGGCTATGCTCTTCCCTACACCGCGAGTGGCAAACCGCTGTCTAGACTTCATCCTCCAGCGAATCTCTCCTGAGCTGGCGAGTCAGGTTCGCAACATTGACTTTACTCTGGACAAATCAAAGGAGCTCTCGCCTGTGCTGAGGAAGCTCACTTCCACCATCTCAGCTGTTGTTTATCCCTCTGAGGTATTTCCAATTGCCAAGCAGTACTGGCAGCACACCGGCGAGGGCACGTCCAGTAGACGTGCTGAGTTCTGCCACGGCCTGTTCAAGGATGATCTCCTCATCCCAGCTGCTCGATCACGGACTCCTCCTGAAGCCTCGCAGGGCAGACCTTTCCGCGGTCCAAGACGCTATACTCGCCCGGGCTCAATCGATGGTGTCTCCTCTCCGGCCCCTTCAACGCCCAAGCAACCTTCGCCGGAGACTCCTGTTGAGTCTCTCGAGAGCTCACGTTTCCTTGAAGAGCGCTTTGGTAGAAACCTCGATTTGTCCATGGTTGAGCGTGCCAAGTCTGCTATCCGTAGACGTATCGCTGGAGCCATGGCTCATGACGTCGATCTGAACAATGGCCCTCTACCTGCAATGACATCCAACACTCGCGGCATGCCCAACCTTGAGGAGAGCGACGTCTATCTTTATCCTGCTGGCATGAACGCCATTTTTAATGCTCACCGTGCGCTCCTTCACGCAAGAGAGCCAGCACAGAGTATCAACTTTGGTTTCCCTTATGTGGACACACTCAAGATTCTGCAGAAGTTTGGCCCTGGCTGTCTCTTTTACGGACACGCCTCTGCAGAAGACCTCGATGATCTCGAGGCACGACTCAAGAATGGCGAGCGGTTCCTCGGCCTCTTCTGCGAGTTCCCTGGAAACCCCCTGTTGACATGCCCTGACCTCACTCGCATCCGCAAATTGGCGGATGAATACGACTTCGCAGTCGTTGTCGACGAGACAATTGGCACATTTGCCAATATCAACGTCCTCCCTGTTGCAGATGTAGTTGTCAGCAGTCTCACAAAGATCTTCTCGGGCGACTCCAATGTCATGGGTGGAGGGCTTGTTCTCAACCCTGAGAGCAAGTATTACCGCACACTCAAGACTACCATGAACGAGATTTACGAAGACAACTACTGGCCTGAGGATGTCATCTTCATGGAGAGGAACAGTCGCGACTTCGAATCTCGAGTGGTCCGCATCAACGCGAATTCGGATGCTATCTGCGAAGTGCTGCGAACACATCCCCTTGTCAAGAGCATCTACTATCCCAAGTACAATGACTCCAAGTCTCACTACGAAAAGGTCCGTTTGCCAGATGGCGGATACGGCGGTCTACTCTCTGTCGTATTTCAGCAAAAGGAGCATGCTCAGGCCTTCTTTGACGCATTGCCTCTTGCAAAGGGACCAAGTCTAGGAACAAATTTCACCTTGGCCTCACCGTATGTTCTCCTGGCCCACTACCAAGAACTGGAATGGGCTGAGCAGTTTGGCGTTGATCCTTATCTTGTTCGTGTAAGCGTTGGTTTAGAGGAGACTACTGAACTTCAGGACACTTTTACAAACGCCTTGAAGGCGGCTGAGGCTGTGTCAATTACGAGCTGA